In Penicillium oxalicum strain HP7-1 chromosome I, whole genome shotgun sequence, a single window of DNA contains:
- a CDS encoding Xanthine dehydrogenase, with translation MAPASSTDSDSVEEGLQQERIKFNSLSELSEDWDDTIRFYLNGTKVAIDSVNPELTLLEYLRGIGLTGTKLGCAEGGCGACTVVVSHLNQTTKKIYHASVNACLAPLVSVDGKHVITVEGIGDVKKPHAIQQRIAVGNGSQCGFCTPGIVMSLYALLRNDPSPSEHAVEEAFDGNLCRCTGYRPILDAAQSFNSRNNCGMAKANGGSGCCMEKKDGGCCKNDSATSQETEVVEPIFPAPEFKKYSPDTELIFPAALRKHTFQPLAFGNKRKKWYRPVTVEQLLQIKNIHPEAKLIGGSTETQIEIKFKAMRYSASVYVGDIPELRQFTFHDDCLEIGANVSLTDLEQICDQAVERYGPNKGQPFRAIKKQLAYFAGRQIRNVASPAGNLATASPISDLNPVFVATNTILVAKSLKGEKEIPMTEFFQGYRKTALAPDAIIASLRIPIAQEKGEYIRAYKQAKRKDDDIAIVNSALRVSLSEKNEVTSCNLVFGGMAAMTVSAKKAQDALIGKKLANPETLEAVMAALEEDFNLPYGVPGGMATYRKSLAMGFFYRFYHDVLSGLEVKETDIDADVVAEIERAISTGAKDHEASVAYQQKILGKATPHVAALKQSTGSAQYTDDIPVQQNELFACLVLSTKAHAKILSVDPSAALEIPGVVDYVDHKDLPNEQANWWGAPVSDETFFAVDKVTTAGQPIGVIVAQTAKLAEEGMRAVKIEYEDLPVILSMEEAIEAESFFGHYRYIKTGDVEEAFSQADHVFTGVSRMGGQEHFYLETQACVAIPKPEDGEMEIWSGTQNPTETQTYVAQVCGVAANKVVSRVKRLGGGFGGKESRSIQLAGICAAAAKKLNRPVRCMLNRDEDILTSGQRHPFLCRWKVGVTKEGKLLALDADVFANGGHTQDLSGAVVERSLSHIDGVYKIPNLHVRGRVCKTNTVSNTAFRGFGGPQGLFFAESYISEIADHLNISPERMREINMYQPGEKTHFNQELKDWYVPLMYKQVLEESNYVERRKAVEEYNKQHKWSKRGMAIVPTKFGISFTALFLNQAGALVHIYHDGSVLVAHGGVEMGQGLHTKMTMIAAEALGVPQENVFISETATNTVANTSSTAASASSDLNGYAIFNACEQLNERLRPFREKMPNATMAELAHAAYFARVNLSAQGYYRTPDIGYVWGENSGQMFFYFTQGVTAAEVQIDTLTGDWTPLRADIKMDVGRTINPSIDYGQIEGAYVQGQGLFTTEESLWHRASGQIFTRGPGNYKIPGFRDIPQVFNVSLLKDVEWENLRTIQRSRGIGEPPLFMGSAAFFAIRDALKAARKQWGVEEVLSLISPATPERIRISCADPIVERARVTPKEGEKSFFVAI, from the exons ATGGCCCCTGCAAGCAGTACAGACTCGGACTCGGTGGAGGAGGGTCTGCAGCAGGAAAGGATCAAGTTCAACTCACTCTCGGAGTTGAGTGAAGACTGGGACGACACTATTCGGTTCTACTTGAACGGCACGAAGGTGGCGATTGACTCGGTCAACCCTGAGTTGACCCTGTTAGAATATCTCAGAGGTATTGGGTTAACAGGAACAAAGCTTGGATGTGCCGAAGGAGGCTGCGGTGCCTGCACAGTT GTTGTTTCGCATCTCAACCAGACAACTAAAAAAATATACCATGCGTCTGTGAACGCATGTCTTGCGCCGCTTGTCTCGGTGGACGGCAAACATGTTATCACTGTTGAAGGTATCGGCGATGTGAAGAAGCCCCATGCGATCCAGCAACGGATTGCAGTGGGAAATGGCAGTCAATGTGGATTTTGCACCCCCGGAATTGTCATG AGTCTATATGCATTACTCCGCAACGACCCCTCACCATCAGAGCACGCGGTGGAAGAGGCATTCGATGGCAACTTGTGTCGCTGTACAGGATACCGACCTATTCTTGATGCCGCCCAAAGCTTTAATTCACGCAACAACTGTGGCATGGCGAAAGCAAACGGTGGCTCTGGCTGCTGTATGGAAAAGAAGGACGGGGGTTGCTGCAAGAATGACTCGGCGACATCACAGGAGACGGAAGTTGTGGAGCCAATATTCCCAGCTCCCGAGTTCAAAAAGTACAGTCCAGACACGGAGCTGATATTCCCAGCTGCTCTTCGAAAGCACACGTTCCAGCCTCTCGCATTCGGTAACAAGCGGAAGAAGTGGTACCGCCCGGTGACGGTCGAGCAGTTGTTGCAGATCAAGAACATTCATCCCGAGGCGAAATTGATAGGTGGAAGCACCGAGACGCAGATTGAGATCAAGTTCAAAGCCATGCGATACAGTGCCTCGGTTTACGTTGGTGACATTCCTGAACTACGCCAATTCACATTCCACGATGACTGTCTCGAAATTGGTGCGAACGTGTCACTTACTGACTTGGAACAAATCTGCGATCAAGCCGTGGAGCGCTACGGACCAAACAAAGGTCAGCCTTTCAGGGCTATCAAGAAACAGCTGGCTTACTTTGCTGGTCGTCAAATCAGAAATGTTGCTTCCCCGGCTGGTAACCTGGCGACCGCGTCTCCCATTTCTGATCTGAACCCAGTTTTCGTTGCGACCAATACGATCTTGGTTGCGAAATCGCtcaagggagagaaagaaattccaATGACTGAATTCTTCCAGGGCTATCGCAAAACGGCGCTGGCCCCGGATGCGATCATTGCCAGTCTTCGAATCCCCATTGCCCAGGAAAAAGGGGAGTATATCCGCGCTTACAAACAAGCCAAGAGAAAGGATGACGATATCGCCATTGTTAACTCAGCGCTGCGTGTGTCTCTGTCTGAAAAGAACGAGGTCACAAGCTGTAACCTCGTCTTTGGTGGCATGGCTGCAATGACAGTATCAGCTAAAAAGGCGCAAGATGCACTGATTGGAAAGAAGTTAGCCAATCCCGAAACACTTGAGGCGGTGATGGCCGCGTTGGAAGAGGACTTTAACCTTCCGTATGGCGTTCCAGGTGGTATGGCCACCTACCGAAAATCCCTCGCCATGGGATTCTTCTATCGCTTCTACCATGATGTCCTCTCCGGATTGGAAGTAAAGGAAACTGACATTGATGCGGACGTTGTCGCTGAAATCGAGAGAGCTATTTCCACTGGTGCAAAAGATCACGAAGCTTCCGTCGCTTACCAACAAAAGATTCTGGGTAAAGCTACTCCTCACGTCGCCGCGCTCAAGCAATCTACAGGCTCGGCTCAGTACACCGATGATATTCCCGTTCAACAGAACGAGCTTTTCGCCTGCCTTGTTCTCTCGACGAAAGCACATGCGAAGATCCTGAGCGTCGATCCGTCGGCAGCTCTGGAAATTCCGGGTGTCGTCGACTACGTTGATCACAAGGACCTGCCAAACGAACAGGCCAACTGGTGGGGAGCGCCTGTCTCCGACGAGACATTCTTTGCAGTCGACAAGGTCACCACTGCGGGTCAACCCATCGGTGTGATTGTGGCACAGACAGCAAAGCTTGCCGAGGAAGGCATGAGAGCTGTAAAGATTGAGTATGAAGATCTTCCAGTCATTTTGAGCATGGAAGAAGCGATTGAAGCCGAGTCATTTTTTGGTCACTATCGGTACATCAAGACAGGTGATGTGGAGGAGGCCTTCAGTCAAGCCGATCACGTTTTCACAGGTGTCTCCCGCATGGGTGGCCAGGAACATTTCTATTTGGAGACCCAGGCTTGTGTGGCTATCCCCAAGCCTGAAGACGGTGAAATGGAAATTTGGAGTGGCACGCAGAATCCCACCGAGAC CCAAACCTACGTTGCTCAAGTCTGTGGGGTTGCCGCTAACAAGGTGGTCTCTCGGGTGAAGCGACTTGGAGGCGGATTTGGTGGCAAGGAGAGTCGATCTATCCAGCTGGCTGGAATTTgcgctgccgccgccaaaAAGCTCAACCGACCTGTGCGGTGTATGCTTAACCGTGACGAGGATATCCTAACCTCTGGTCAGCGACATCCATTCCTCTGCCGATGGAAGGTTGGCGTCACCAAAGAAGGCAAGTTACTTGCTCTAGACGCCGACGTCTTTGCCAACGGTGGTCACACTCAAGACTTGTCTGGTGCCGTCGTTGAGCGAAGCTTGTCCCACATTGATGGAGTCTACAAGATTCCCAATCTTCATGTGCGTGGGCGGGTCTGCAAGACAAACACCGTTTCCAACACAGCGTTCCGTGGCTTCGGTGGACCGCAGGGTCTTTTCTTCGCCGAGTCCTACATCTCCGAGATAGCCGACCACCTTAACATTTCACCGGAGCGTATGCGTGAAATCAATATGTACCAGCCCGGCGAAAAGACCCACTTCAACCAGGAACTCAAGGACTGGTACGTGCCTCTAATGTACAAGCAAGTCCTGGAGGAGAGCAACTATGTGGAACGCCGCAAGGCTGTCGAAGAGTACAACAAGCAGCACAAGTGGTCCAAGCGCGGTATGGCTATTGTACCTACCAAGTTTGGAATCTCTTTCACTGCGCTCTTTTTGAATCAGGCCGGTGCCTTGGTTCATATCTACCACGACGGAAGTGTTCTCGTAGCTCATGGAGGCGTCGAGATGGGTCAGGGTCTACATACAAAGATGACCATGATCGCAGCAGAGGCGCTCGGAGTGCCCCAAGAAAATGTGTTCATCTCAGAGACGGCGACAAACACAGTGGCCAACACATCCTCAACAGCAGCGTCTGCAAGCTCTGATCTGAACGGATACGCCATCTTCAACGCCTGTGAGCAGCTGAATGAACGACTTCGGCCCTTCCGCGAGAAGATGCCGAATGCAACCATGGCGGAACTCGCGCATGCCGCCTACTTTGCCCGAGTCAACCTCTCCGCGCAGGGCTACTACCGAACTCCAGACATTGGATATGTCTGGGGTGAAAACTCCGGCCAGATGTTCTTCTACTTCACCCAGGGTGTCACCGCCGCCGAAGTTCAAATCGACACCTTGACCGGAGATTGGACCCCACTACGCGCCGATATCAAAATGGACGTGGGCCGCACAATCAACCCTTCCATCGACTACGGTCAAATCGAGGGCGCATACgttcaaggtcaaggccTCTTCACCACCGAAGAAAGTCTTTGGCACCGCGCATCAGGCCAGATCTTCACTCGCGGGCCGGGCAATTACAAAATCCCCGGCTTCCGCGACATTCCTCAGGTCTTCAACGTGAGTCTCTTGAAAGACGTCGAGTGGGAGAATCTCAGGACAATTCAACGTTCTCGTGGTATCGGTGAACCACCTCTTTTCATGGGCAGCGCGGCGTTTTTCGCAATTCGGGACGCTCTCAAGGCTGCACGGAAGCAATGGGGCGTGGAGGAGGTGTTGAGCCTGATCAGTCCTGCTACCCCGGAACGTATCCGCATCAGCTGCGCTGATCCGATTGTGGAGCGAGCTCGGGTCACGCCcaaggaaggggagaagagtTTCTTTGTCGCTATATAA
- a CDS encoding Plasma membrane fusion protein prm1 codes for MIFSRAGRSVFPLLPPYGAHDPSNGHIIPLHPDGLTPYLGLRARLSQVWINRWTILLALVLARVLIAIGDVRHGMDSARREALSACTSVESMGSTMASMPHYLSTGVNELTASGVEHAVRGLKSMLLLTITGVEEIILFVIKMMYQTYLCLATMVVRGSVHVATAMIEDVTDFLNSTIKGAVKDIEKGVNSFENALNDFAGFVNSAASAFGADIPKLNIGDSLKKLDDLSLPSSIDTKLDKLDDSLPTFDQVQNFTENVIRFPFEEVKKLVNESLGVYTFDRSALPVPQKQQLSFCSDNHGINDFFDGVGDLASTARTAFIIVVTILAVLVCIPVAWQEIRKWRQMKERSQLVRKEAHDPMDVVYIVSRPYTAAAGIKAASHFSNSRRQILVRWAIAYATSLPALFVLALAIAALLSCLFQFILLKSIEKTVPELSAEVGVFADKVVGSLENASTAWATDANRVILSMDNDINQKLLGWVNTSTTAVNNTLVTFVDKTMGVLNDTFGGTLLEKPVQDLFNCLIGLKIDSIEKGLTWVHDHAHVDFPLLPNDTFSQGAKDSVSQDANPSASFLADAGDSTSNKITEVVQKVIDKSKEGLRTETFIACAILCVWVVIALIGIIRAMALFWGRDKSRGNGGGHAIDPTFSHSGPGGGVSATGSQVRGQADIPLRSVSGGDLGHEQAGSHYDTTGTRSAQDRSEPTIISDEKLGFAGQRNYESALSVEGEPTLRKSNYIEYGGKKG; via the coding sequence ATGATTTTCTCGCGCGCAGGGCGCTCCGTGTTTCCCCTGCTACCTCCCTACGGTGCCCACGATCCATCAAATGGGCATATCATTCCTTTACATCCAGATGGGTTGACCCCATATCTGGGCCTTCGAGCGCGACTCTCCCAAGTCTGGATCAATCGCTGGACGATATTACTGGCTTTGGTGCTAGCCCGTGTTCTAATCGCAATTGGGGATGTTCGACATGGCATGGACTCGGCCCGACGTGAGGCACTATCGGCATGCACTTCAGTGGAGTCGATGGGCAGTACCATGGCTTCTATGCCACACTATCTATCGACGGGGGTCAACGAGCTCACAGCCTCGGGAGTGGAGCATGCTGTGCGAGGTCTCAAGTCAATGCTCCTGTTGACCATCACCGGCGTGGAAGAGATCATTCTCTTCGTGATAAAGATGATGTACCAGACATATCTCTGTCTTGCAACTATGGTCGTGCGAGGCTCAGTGCATGTCGCAACTGCGATGATCGAGGATGTGACCGACTTCCTGAATTCCACTATCAAAGGTGCTGTCAAAGACATCGAAAAGGGAGTCAACTCCTTCGAGAATGCTCTCAATGACTTTGCAGGCTTTGTTAATTCGGCTGCGAGCGCGTTTGGCGCGGACATTCCAAAACTGAACATCGGTGACTCGCTGAAAAAGTTGGATGACCTCTCTTTGCCTTCGTCAATCGATACCAAGCTCGACAAGCTGGATGATAGCCTCCCCACCTTCGACCAAGTTCAAAATTTCACTGAGAACGTGATCCGATTCCCGTTCGAGGAGGTAAAGAAGCTAGTGAACGAATCATTGGGTGTGTACACCTTTGACCGGAGCGCGCTCCCGGTTCCTCAAAAGCAGCAGCTGTCATTCTGCAGCGACAACCATGGAATCAACGATTTCTTTGATGGAGTGGGCGACCTGGCCAGCACGGCGCGAACCGCCTTCATCATCGTGGTGACCATCTTGGCCGTACTTGTCTGCATTCCCGTTGCGTGGCAGGAAATCCGCAAATGGCGCCAGATGAAGGAACGCTCCCAGCTGGTCCGCAAAGAAGCTCACGACCCCATGGATGTCGTCTACATTGTCTCTCGGCCTTACACTGCAGCAGCGGGTATCAAGGCAGCAAGCCATTTTAGCAACAGTCGCCGCCAGATTCTCGTCCGTTGGGCCATAGCTTACGCGACCTCATTACCGGCTCTCTTCGTTCTCGCTCTCGCCATTGCAGCTCTCCTCTCATGCTTGTTTCAATTCATTCTGCTGAAGAGCATTGAAAAAACGGTGCCAGAGCTCAGCGCAGAAGTGGGCGTCTTCGCCGACAAAGTTGTAGGGTCTTTGGAAAATGCCTCGACTGCATGGGCGACCGATGCCAATCGGGTCATTCTCTCTATGGACAATGATATCAACCAGAAGCTCCTCGGATGGGTCAACACCAGTACTACTGCAGTTAACAACACACTCGTGACCTTTGTCGATAAGACAATGGGCGTGTTAAATGATACCTTTGGTGGAACGCTGCTCGAAAAGCCCGTTCAAGACCTGTTCAACTGTCTGATCGGGCTGAAAATTGATAGTATTGAGAAAGGTCTTACTTGGGTCCATGATCATGCCCACGTTGATTTTCCCCTGCTGCCAAACGATACGTTCTCCCAGGGTGCCAAGGATAGCGTTTCCCAAGACGCAAACCCTTCCGCAAGTTTCCTCGCCGATGCGGGCGATTCGACCTCCAACAAAATCACCGAAGTGGTCCAAAAGGTCATCGACAAGTCGAAAGAAGGCCTGCGCACAGAGACTTTCATCGCCTGCGCTATTCTCTGCGTCTGGGTTGTGATTGCTTTAATTGGTATCATCCGTGCAATGGCCCTGTTTTGGGGTCGCGATAAAAGCCGAGGCAATGGAGGCGGCCATGCCATCGATCCTACCTTTAGCCATTCGGGCCCAGGTGGCGGAGTCTCTGCTACAGGCTCACAAGTCCGAGGTCAGGCAGACATTCCCCTAAGAAGCGTCTCAGGAGGAGATCTTGGCCACGAGCAAGCGGGCTCGCATTACGACACGACAGGTACCCGTTCTGCACAAGACCGGTCTGAGCCGACAATAATCAGCGATGAGAAACTGGGATTCGCGGGACAAAGGAACTACGAGTCAGCGCTCAGCGTCGAGGGAGAGCCGACTTTACGAAAGAGCAATTACATCGAGTATGGTGGGAAGAAAGGATGA